The Toxorhynchites rutilus septentrionalis strain SRP chromosome 1, ASM2978413v1, whole genome shotgun sequence genome contains the following window.
aagagcatgggcctaccactcactaacaaattccggaaaggcctattgatttactatggaactcgcagtcacgaataatccgcagggcggatcacccgctcgcggataatcggggttctactgtcatagtctcatttatggaataaaaatatttgcttgcagataaaataacttgcatatattttcgcaaactaaaataatctggcatctctgaaactgaaaggaacagtctgtatttgtgaaacgagtattatgatgtatttttgagaagaaaaaccgaattctaaagtgtaaattatgaatgaaaattaacttttacgaatcaaattagtattctatgttaatgcaaatcactttttttctgcaagtggtgagaaaatcccatacaaaaattatgtctgaaattgaccttatattataataatacatttcaGTAGGAATATCTGGaaattcaggggaaataggttaaattaaggttaggactacgcgcttcaactaattaaataataccaagtagatattttcattcaaattttaccaattgaaaattgccttttagccttctaatctgatagagaatagtttggatcccaaactcaaatgtcgccactaaccatcgcggatattttcgttgtctcgggttgagggcgatattgaccgtgtaaggtggaaaaatattgattgaggttagatcagatgttgaaagcctagctgtcacgatattgaagacacttattgtcaatccggttgattgtgtaaggtgcccataagatgtaaagtctccgtgaacaaaggaaaacaagaagaatgaaggggaatatttgcctagagtataaacagtagatctcgctgaggcaaactttgattcttcgtgaggaaatagACTGAACAACATGGTTGCTGggcgggctggacggcgaggaatccaatgcctttctcaaggcaacgGGGGAAggggagtaatatgatggataaagtaaagttttctaaggacctttttgaaggttagagacgaatgaactgaagaagtttacagtctcaagcaaggaaggcaGGCAAATCTTCAgcctcgttctgtattcaaagcaatgaatatcgcttgttctttcttgtattgcgacatcacatgtcttcgtttcggattgagctgtggacgcgaccaaattactcactcgctgatgtctctgacattacaatcattgcatcacattgacgccattgcattaaggttctgagctacacaattgtgtggggaatcatcaagctaggttaTCGTCAGTTcaacaagaaaataattgttctggaattttgtcagtgatttcgcatgacggtagggaaactctcttcacaaaggatgacagctaagctaatctagactgacaatattaacagaaagggcttctgttgagaagagcggaaaacggagataagtgtgtgtatatttagttacttcaagccatcgatatatggatatttgggTGAGTACGTGCGGGCTTCATAACTCGTACGTAGAAATAGTGCATCTGGAggcccatttgtatctgcttccGTGTGCCCTGTAacgccctgtaacgatgcaacaatcgcctaattttttatgctatgattgatgattgtttggtgttgcaaattatgcagtcgtaatgataaatataaacaagaaggGGTAATAGGGGGagagaaatatttacgctatggtattagtaatgaatctctgctgaggcaaatattcagtcttttccAAGCAATTAacgttgtttgttttctgtcatcaatgcatggAACTGACGGTATGGTGAAGcaagtgttaaggttgtgcaccaaaaaatatttggggaataccaagttattaatttatttgggttcgcgtgccagtcgcaaaactgctttccactaggattgcatttgcgctaatctggatcataatgaagcagtgctacttttttcgagatttttgatattaacagatagagtttatttcgctgatttaagtgcgattcacatacaacatacacgtcacgttcacgtcccgtcacgtcacgatacgtgaatgattctaccatgcaattctcatgaaaacattcacatacaccagcaacgtaacgacccggcagcatacgttcaacgaaaacgaccggcaggatttgtagaaaagaataattgacggagacggacggctcgtttggtttttgtctggactttgtgtctcggcttttgttttgatttggttgtacagatTCAGATTTACATCTGAATCAACATTAAGctgattgaacagatctgtgatgtaacatgtttaattagacatgtttacctttaattggacatttttgtaaatattgagttcggggcccaaattatggccccaaatcgaaagtcgccaccagtcgctaatgtccaattactggtcaaaatcgactccagtgcgacactgagtggtgcctcagcatatcgcattataagtaacttactgtactttttatgccaatatATCTCTTacctccaaatttcggagtgaaaatcattcgcgactagttgagagaattattctatttattattattgttgaataagggtcggactaagGGGTTCAAGCAttttaattcaatgattttcattgaatttttcaaaatttaggactgattctaggcatgctgattcgaaagagggcattgcaatttaaaattgttgtagatggcgacaccatgaatacattaaataaaccattcgtttgacatttgacgtgacgggctGGTGGAagtattgactgcatgtgtgaattggtggagacgttgacggaacgtagacgttcttctccgtaacgttctatgtgaatcgcacattagtcaccaagaagtaaatgtcgttctgaaattttgtatgtaatttggtttcgcttgccagtagcaaaactttcttcactaaggatgacagctgcgctaatctcgagcatgtattgttctgcgagtacaagaatgaataatcaaacaattatcgtcaaatgattctacaataaaaacaattcatggcgaccaaactggtagaatggttatttcaaaattttcattgcattataaaataatatcccgcagttataaataagcgacttgaattaaactacagcgtagttctacgtcaacaatgcggtcgtgtcttgaacacaacctcctataattttttttgatacccgagtcgataacatatgaggacacgattttaaatctcacctagtgacaaactatagtcgcgccattcgcctacgggaatgcgGTGACTTtagccatctcacctcattcgccgcgtGGAATAAAGGGGATTCTTTCGAGAATATTTGCCCGACAGTTGGTTATTGTGCGCACTCTTTACCAATCCGTCTGTTTGGTTGACTCGGTGTGCGCACTAGCAACAcgacccgaccaaactatcggctgaaaaaagtctgcagtgtgcGGGGACTCTGAGGATGACTTTTGTCTGCACTGTTTCGAATGAAATGGGTATCATAGTATTTCGTTCAGCTGTTTCGGTGTATTAATGCTCAACATTTTGTTggtccggcgtaacgctctcgGTCATGAAATTTCGTATGTGTGCGTAGATCGATGCGAGCCAGTACTGATTAAACGGACGGCCGATAGTTGACCGACCGAATAGTTTTAATGCAATCGGGAAGATTATCAAACTTGTTTATCGGCCGGTACTGATACGTGGTGTTGTGTGCATATACATATCGCTCCACACTGATTAAGTCGTCCGAACAatctatcggccgacaaaagtcTGTAGTCAGCGGGGGCTCTCAACCTATACCCGAGTATAGAAATGAGAGacgtagtcctaagtcaaaaTCAGCCAATTTCAGATATTCCAACATAAACACATGAAAACTTAAAATTATGTGGTTTTCTTGTATCAATGTTCCTATAcgtacataattttttttttatgtacaatAAAAAggagtaaaatgaaataaaaagatgGTCGTTCTCTTAGAATTAACATGGCTATTTTAATCGCTAGTAGTTATGAAAATGACCTTCCGATAGATGATTCATACATTCACGAGATTGTACGGATTTGAGCTCGGCTACTTCTAGGCGAAAAGCCTTGCCACGTCTTTGCAAGCCGATCGAATATCTGGGTATTGATACTGGAACCCAAATTCCTGCACGCGCTTAGGGACAACCTTAGCACCCTTGGTAAGTAAAACGGCTCGCTCTTTGTCGAAAATGAGATTCAGCACAAATTCAGGCATTGGGAAGAGTGCGGGTCGCACTAGGGCAGCTGCGAAAGcctgtaaaacatttattcgattatttctGATAAAATGCTCCAAACAAACCATTTCTTACCTTCgtgaaatcataatttgtgactaATTCTGGCGCCACTCCATTGAGCACCCCGCTCACCTCGGGCCTTTCTATAGCAAATTTAATCAAATTGCAGAGATCTTGTACGTGAATCCACGGCAAATCGTGTTTCCCATCCGCTATGGGACCCCCAAATCCAAACCAGAAAGGCAAAATTAACGACAGTATCATTCCCCCCTCCCGACCAATCACAACTCCACTGCGAACCTTCGATACCCGACAGATCGAGTTATCCGAGAGGTTTGCGGCTTTCTCCCATTCGACGCATAGCCTAgacataaaatcaaactcaaccGTTTTCGATTCCTCTGTGTTCGGCTGAGGCCCCGCCGGATAGTGGCTAACGCCTACAATACTGACAAAAGCGCGCGGCTTAACCGTGGCTCGCTCGATTGCCCTCGCACAGGCGGCAGTCGTATTGATGCGGGAATTCCACACGTTCTGCTTGTAGCCCGGAGTCCAGAAGCGTGTCGGATCCAGCACGTTCTGGCCAGCCAAATTAACGACGGCCGATGTGCCCTCGGGGAGACCATTCTTTTCCAACTCGTGCCATGTTATGCTCTTGAAGGCTGGCATGCGCGAAATTGTGGTCACTTCGTAACCATCAGCGAGTAAGGTTTTCGCTAGACGCTTGCCGATAAAGCCAGTTCCACCACCTGAGATAAATTTTATCCACTGTTACATAATATATCGTTCTATCTTTTCAACAATAAGCAATCACCGATAACTACGTGTTTCAATGCCATTCAAATATAGGAATACACTTTTTCGATATAAACTTTTGAGAATATTTGTTTAAAATCACGGTATGAACCGTAATTCGTTTCGACTACAATTATTTtcgttgaagtagttgtttacttctaaattgttgaagttTCGCACAGTGTTTGTTTTTGTGCAAAAACAAATGCATCAGCTGTTTATGACAGATGCAAAACTTTGAACAGTGGCGTCATGTTTTTTAGAAACACATGTCCTCAATTTATTAGTTAGGACGCCGCATCGACCAAAATTACGTTGcaccgagaaaaaaaatatttaacactcctatactcgcccataggtctgtgagaccgagatatcaataattcgttcatttcttagaaaatatcaacactacgactttgcgattctctatAGCTTCGCTAATTGTCATTCGTCATTgcttagcgtatcgcatgtgttggtacgaaGGGAACGTgtatcacttttttaacactttcggtctgagactCCTACACGAGTATAGGAGtattttttttggacaagtgatctttttcctattttagaatattgttcaatgagaagtataaattaatgttagttgcgtggaatatttattgaatataatgcataagatcattaccggactattcttatttgattttagttttttttttgtcacagGATTGAACGGgttcatatattattcgttgTTATATTCATACgtgtaaaaaaaacatacaaatgttTGAGTTTTTGAGTTACAGTTATTCGttaaatacagggtgggccatttaaagtggaaggatttgtttttgcaatagcaaagtaaagaagtggaatttaaaaactatggatgggttatacctatgatataaccgcaaggttgacgtaggactgccgttggcttagtaatcatttgtgttttttcaattagcaataatcgcacctcggatgttcctcattgggtacgatatcgccgctgcgcagagctatctttcgcatgtattgattaaactagtgaatgaatgaaacaatttacgaattcaattgcaaacaaattctaatttaggtcaattcatgcataatGGTactggttatcgcagcaaatagttatcaacattttgcctaatcatcaaacggtatgctcgAAGGTTCAGTGAGCCAGTGACATGCAGGgatatgcagtcttgaataaccgagccaaagcgttgcatttgtacccgcttttgtagaccgtgttagcaaaaccatTTCCGAAGTGTAAAAATACatgggagtataaaagtactgccaagatctgcaatgccgattttcccaacttattggtttcggaatctgtgttgggaaaacacattccggtttgcaaacaaAGTATAGTAGAGTACAAAactacccgctgcttgtatctattttgcaaggccgatttccccacgcttcatggttttgaaatccgtgttagggatacATTCCGATTTGAAGGAACGCAAACGAGTCCAACATTACCCGTtgattgcatctcatttgcaatgccagtttccccaggctccatggtttcgaagtctgtgtagggaaaaattccgatttgcagaaatgcaaacgagtacaaaactacccgctgcttgtatctattttgaaaggccgatttccccaggcgccatggttttgaagtctgtgtaagggaaacattccgatttgcaaaagcgcaaacgagtacaaaagtacccgttgattgcatctcatttgcaatgccagtttccccaggctccatggttttgaagtctgtgatatggaaacattccgatttgcagaaatgcaaacgcatacaaaagtacccggtgcttgtatctattttgcaatgccgatttcccctggctccatggttttgaagtccgtgttagggaaacatccattcattccagcgatggtatctcgatcgttgcgcaatcataactgagtggatttccgagcgacactcgcttttataccgattggtgtggtttcaatagcctgttttgatagCAATTTTGaggcaattgaaacaagtttttggatcaaaaagtaacaaatatagagcgcgtagacattttatctttcgaactaagtgtttatcataccatttcgttcagttgtttaggagctattaacgctcaaaatctcggtgtctggcgtaacgctttcgttttcgaaactttgaacttacaccccagtatagaaatgaaagacgtagtcctacgtcaaaaaaaaaatttgaaattcatttttttttggtccaaggagatttgttctaactactttttgattatgatatctcgtaaatgaccgcctctggccttgaccgcaaaatgtgcccttttttcggcattttccatcactttgcccaatgtttcggccgatatggcagcaatttcttgtcggatattgtctttcaacgcagccagggtccttggtttaccagtgtttaccttggattttaaatatccccataaaaaaaaagtcaggaggcgtcaaatcaggtgatctcggtggccagtcataatcgccgtttttcgatattaatcttccggggaacatttcgcgcaataatttggtcgtggcagcaaggcagggctagttggtcataggggtaagttggtcagtgacgatgtCTTCGAATCTGAGCGTCCGAAAAATTTGTggtctatggatgaaaaatagcgaattgctgatgcaaaataaacaaattgaaaaacaaaatattaagtAGGTTAATGGTAATCGCTTCTAAAATTatgtttatttaatttttatgaatattctttttaccAGTgtttaccttggattttaaatatccccataaaaaaaaagtcaggaggcgtcaaatcaggtgatctcggtggccagtcataatcgccgtttttcgatattaatcttccggggaacatttcgcgcaataatttggtcgtgacagcattaccaacactaccagacgatataaatttggcatataatcgacgtatagtgttgtctccaggcgatgttttaactttatttttatttctccacgcacgtttagttaacacaattgagaagttattttgaatgtacagctgaacaatttcagcgcgttgtttaggtgtgtattgttccatggttaaaattgtactgaaatgacgcttccaacgcggtttgacatttgttaatctgacatctctgtcaaaagttatggggttgccagatgcttccactttaaatggcccaccctgtactatGTTCATACATATACACGCTGGTGAAATAAATGCActcgtggaagaattgtaaactgtaaactataaactaattggtGACTTATAgttatttttacagttacagtttcggcgatatttttctttataatatgtgggctgaacaatatcgacaagaaaacaagtcgcaggaagttcctagaaatccttttatataatctttttgTGCCCCATCAatgaaaaaggcattaatttttagtttaccaagaacacagagacaaagaatattagaaatgaggggcttagaatgaaaggggtgtaagtgacttaatcgattttctcttcatcaactttttctttcgtaaaTAGCTCAGCTGCGAAAACTTTACAATTTGATTTTGTTGTAGAAACCGATAAAACTTTAAAATACGCTACAACTGcctgaaatgtaaaaaatatgtttgcctCGAGCATGCAGTAATTGTATGTTCTGATTCTCACACTAATGAAACCACATTATACATTTACTTATACGATTAATTATTACTTATACGTTTATTaaacgattaatacgtttttatgttattttctagctctttatacttgCATGAactatattcagttgcttacttttaattaataacaggaaaaagccgaatttcgttatttgtgttggagtatctaaaattaatctattttgaggaggctgaattagatgaatattaaaactgaataaagacgaagaaaacatattttctggagttttttcaataaagccAAGCCAACAAAGCCTGACACAAGGGCTTTGTGGCAGCCTGGGCACAAGGCAGGAAattggatatccccgtccgggatatcttaggcagccgtgatcctgatcttctgcttcatctatacctgttccccAGAAACGCCAATGTCAACGGTTAATGATGCTTCCTATTATgtatccctgtttcatatccctcctacccgatctataaacttttacttagtcgctgcaatacatacacacacactctttacagatacacaggccgaaggttgtgcagcccactgatcattcaccatgagctgaggattgtaccgctcatgacaactctacacgagctgatgattgcgccagcTAGTGACTATTCTAATTGAATTcttcgagtcgagaagacgcaccacgctagatatgggataCAGACCTGGGGGgcattgctgattaatggtcagctgcatcccaataggaagtattccgtgtcgggcacacgtacagagcattggaaactgcaacatcccaattatgagaacacttgtaatactaacctcgagccaaccatacatattactaacatagatgataagaaaaattgtcccgtcaggctaacgccatatgagcttcgataaaaatatatattttggataaaaaaaacctgaataatacacaatagcaacattacagagaagttcaactttcggtctgtgacaccgtgtgcgagtatacgagttataattttgcacgcgagtacaggagggttaacagAACGAACAAAAccagtacagagcagtgttatcatatatacagaataatctgtatttctgtaGCGTGATGTCCTATTTTACCAACTTCggtttaatttggaaaaatgcaaaaatctgtatcatccgTGAATTGGTTAGCAtttcaatctatataaataaaaatgatttggtgtccgttcttcacgatttaactctagaacggagcaacggagtTGAACAGTTATTATCAGGTCTGATgctaaaaacagaaattatatACCACGGATATATTTCTGTGTGAATTTGAGTGTCGTCCGAaactatttaaatgaaaatatcaattttgtgTGGGACGAATTTcaccgggttagctagtaaattAATAAAACTGTTTGTCTTTTTCCTACCTAAACCACAGCCTTACATTCTGTTCGAAAGTATGCTCACAATATCGCGATTTTGCTTTGAGAGTTCTTGTTGCAAGGATTGAAAATATCTAGAAGAACAATCGATACTTTTGGCGTAGCAGTGTAAGGcagggctagttggtcataggggtaagttggtcagtgacgatgtCTTCGAATCTGAGCGTCCGAAAAATTTGTggtctatggatgaaaaatagcgaattgctgatgcaaaataaacaaattgaaaaacaaaatattaagtAGGTTAATGGTAATCGCTTCTAAAATTatgtttatttaatttttatgaatattctttttcgtatatttttttttatcccatttatttatttaaggttcattagcattttagctgtaacagagccgaattttaatcgtgtacatgtcacatggttatcatatatctataattagtacattacacagttgccgttcgccagtattccttctaaaccattacatatggtacattcacacagtagccatttaggcgtaagagtattctttctgttcttccattatccagtgggaccaccggacagcggagacagttgattgatcattgttgagttatttatagaacagcagcccgatgtgtcttgtagagcagagcagttgtatggataaatctatcttatttcgaccgtggatcgatctccatcgctgatgattgttgcgtggacgtagctattctgtaacaacacaaagatggtcaatgagggtcctgagttttgaactcacgatcgatcgcttactaagcgaacgcgccaccaatgtggctacggagaccccccttttttgtatatagaggggctagttggtgACACAACAGCGGGACTAGTTGGGCATACCAATAGCACCGTTGTAGAAATTACTCGTTTGAAAGCAACGCATATAAAGTTTTCAGGTATGCCGCGTTTCATTAagcaagctataaacaaattTAGAAAGCATATTTTTCACTgttaaacccagtgtatttgaaacgagacaaccaccgcacaaaccacttgcaatataattgtcatatttatatttgttgctgtaaaattttcattaaatataataaacgctaacattgaaCATCAGATTGCCtgactaatttccaacaacgatgaggatttgaaattttcattaatttattttttacttgACGTATGATAtttgttaactgtttttgttttgattttattaatttatttataatgaaggaaacttctaacgaaaaaaaacgcttattatttgctcaaaaagaACATGCTTATTATTGACCAACTTACctcgtgtgtggggttagttggtcaatttattctgaaatacaaagacgttaaataaaagaaaaatgtcaaataaatgattctcCGATtagttttcattgaaagggtacaggtaagcttcattgtggtacataacattccaACGCCAAACTTCGTACTACTAAGTTATAGCCAAAtctattcaaaaatgaccaactagccctaccctattacgtctttcgggaacatattatgagtaacaaattgaaaaacttatTGAAGGgttcagaaggaaaggggtgtaagtgacttgatcgatttctcttcatagaCTTTTTATTAAGCTGATGACTCAACTgcgaaaacgttccaatttgagtttgctatagaatccgatagatgaggttctgaccttcca
Protein-coding sequences here:
- the LOC129761792 gene encoding epimerase family protein SDR39U1, with the protein product MALKHVVIGGGTGFIGKRLAKTLLADGYEVTTISRMPAFKSITWHELEKNGLPEGTSAVVNLAGQNVLDPTRFWTPGYKQNVWNSRINTTAACARAIERATVKPRAFVSIVGVSHYPAGPQPNTEESKTVEFDFMSRLCVEWEKAANLSDNSICRVSKVRSGVVIGREGGMILSLILPFWFGFGGPIADGKHDLPWIHVQDLCNLIKFAIERPEVSGVLNGVAPELVTNYDFTKAFAAALVRPALFPMPEFVLNLIFDKERAVLLTKGAKVVPKRVQEFGFQYQYPDIRSACKDVARLFA